In Desulfobulbus oralis, one DNA window encodes the following:
- the dapA gene encoding 4-hydroxy-tetrahydrodipicolinate synthase has translation MKPIFGAITALVTPMQNGRVDEKSLIDLIEFQIASGIHALLPCGTTGESATLSFEEHKGVIDLCVQTVAGRVPVIAGTGANNTLEAIELTESAKKSGADAVLSVTPYYNKPSQEGLYQHFAAIARAVDIPIVLYNVPGRTGINMLPATVARLAEIPQVVAIKEASGNLSQISELLLCCPRDFIVLSGDDFTALPSVYLGAKGVISVVSNLEPGKMAKLMDAALKGNMPEANRLHFELFHLMGAMFCYPSPAPAKKGLELMGRIASADLRLPMTTMDEPALARLEKDMRELGLI, from the coding sequence ATGAAACCCATTTTTGGCGCCATCACCGCTTTGGTCACCCCCATGCAGAACGGCCGGGTCGACGAAAAAAGCCTGATTGACCTGATTGAATTCCAGATCGCAAGCGGCATTCACGCTCTTCTGCCCTGCGGCACGACCGGCGAATCGGCCACTTTGAGCTTTGAGGAGCACAAAGGGGTCATTGACCTCTGCGTGCAGACTGTGGCCGGCCGCGTGCCGGTCATTGCAGGCACGGGCGCCAACAACACGCTCGAGGCCATCGAGCTGACCGAATCGGCGAAAAAAAGCGGGGCCGACGCGGTGCTCTCCGTCACGCCCTACTACAACAAGCCCAGTCAGGAAGGCCTGTACCAGCACTTTGCGGCCATTGCCCGGGCCGTGGATATTCCGATAGTGCTCTACAATGTGCCCGGCCGTACCGGCATCAACATGCTGCCCGCCACCGTGGCCCGGCTGGCCGAAATCCCGCAGGTCGTGGCCATCAAGGAAGCCTCGGGCAACCTGTCCCAGATCAGCGAGCTGCTCCTGTGCTGCCCCAGGGATTTCATCGTGCTCTCCGGCGACGACTTCACCGCCCTGCCCTCGGTTTATCTGGGCGCCAAAGGGGTCATTTCGGTGGTCTCCAATCTGGAGCCGGGCAAAATGGCGAAGCTCATGGATGCAGCGCTGAAGGGCAATATGCCCGAGGCCAACCGGCTGCACTTCGAACTGTTCCATCTCATGGGCGCCATGTTCTGCTATCCCAGCCCGGCCCCGGCGAAAAAAGGGCTGGAGCTGATGGGCAGAATCGCCTCTGCCGATCTGCGGCTGCCCATGACCACCATGGACGAGCCCGCACTCGCCCGGCTTGAGAAAGACATGCGCGAACTGGGTCTCATCTGA
- the dapF gene encoding diaminopimelate epimerase, translating to MAHAKECLSARWPLPFWKMSGAGNDFVLIDHRGAFVAARDMAEFARLVCRPKFGVGADGLIFIERSEEADFQWRFFNADGSEAEMCGNGARCAARFAFMQGIAAAHMRFLTRAGLIEASVDETLVTVSLTPATDLVLNRRLQVTDRPHVVHSVNTGVPHAVLFVEDLAGTDVCSLGRALRFHEAFGPKGTNVNFVALADDGLHIRSYERGVEDETFACGTGAVAAALIAVQLGLSSPPVRISTTGGAQLDILFTEKGGERLPALRLRGSAHVIYRGELTPEALA from the coding sequence ATGGCCCATGCCAAGGAATGCCTGAGCGCGCGCTGGCCCCTGCCCTTCTGGAAGATGAGCGGTGCGGGCAATGATTTTGTCCTGATCGATCACCGGGGCGCCTTTGTGGCGGCCAGGGACATGGCCGAGTTCGCGCGGCTGGTCTGCCGGCCGAAATTCGGGGTCGGGGCGGACGGGCTGATCTTCATCGAACGGAGCGAAGAGGCCGATTTCCAGTGGCGTTTTTTCAACGCGGATGGCTCGGAAGCGGAGATGTGCGGCAATGGCGCCCGCTGTGCCGCCCGCTTCGCCTTCATGCAGGGCATCGCCGCGGCGCACATGCGTTTCCTGACCAGGGCCGGCCTCATCGAGGCCAGTGTGGACGAGACGCTGGTGACCGTGTCCCTGACGCCGGCCACCGATCTGGTCCTGAACCGGCGGCTGCAGGTGACGGACCGGCCCCATGTCGTGCACAGCGTCAACACCGGCGTGCCCCATGCCGTGCTTTTTGTGGAGGATCTCGCCGGAACCGATGTCTGCAGCCTGGGGCGGGCCCTGCGTTTTCACGAGGCCTTTGGCCCGAAGGGCACGAATGTCAACTTCGTCGCCCTGGCTGACGATGGCCTGCACATCCGCAGCTACGAACGCGGGGTGGAAGACGAAACCTTTGCCTGCGGCACCGGCGCGGTGGCCGCAGCCCTGATCGCGGTGCAACTGGGCCTCAGCAGTCCACCGGTCAGGATCAGCACCACGGGCGGCGCCCAACTGGACATTCTGTTCACCGAAAAAGGCGGAGAGCGGCTGCCGGCCCTGCGGCTCAGAGGTTCGGCCCATGTGATTTACAGGGGCGAGCTGACGCCCGAAGCGCTCGCGTAA
- a CDS encoding fibronectin type III domain-containing protein gives MKRSCFQHGAPVLLAAALALPLAACGYKNNPVPPQRLVPQAITDLKYQLGKDGATLTWSYPQKTVSGKDLGRVRNFLLYRAVVPVADYCEKCPIPFLAPVTLDGGALPDKGGRTGSYNEPILRPGNMYFYKIRCSNGWLSESADSNVVSFLWDTPAAAPTGLLVRSVRGKNQLNWTAVSTNQDGSAITHPVRYQVLRKVDDGAFTRLGAPVSETTYTDGKVQSGQSYTYQVQSLSVLKQGLVEGGLSDTASATSQGREALRRPEPPQAVITDTGVKVFWNHAQTGNLAGYRIYRRAAGETSARKIGEVKLPYNMYIDKSAPKGVALYYSVSSVDSQNPANESSRTAEVQAEE, from the coding sequence ATGAAAAGATCTTGCTTTCAGCACGGCGCCCCTGTTCTGCTCGCCGCCGCACTGGCCCTGCCCCTGGCGGCCTGCGGATATAAAAACAACCCGGTGCCGCCGCAGCGCCTTGTGCCCCAGGCCATCACCGATCTGAAATACCAGTTGGGCAAGGACGGCGCGACCCTCACCTGGAGCTACCCCCAGAAGACCGTAAGCGGCAAGGATCTGGGCCGCGTCCGCAATTTCCTGCTCTACCGGGCTGTGGTGCCGGTTGCCGACTACTGCGAAAAATGCCCCATTCCCTTTCTGGCTCCGGTCACCCTGGATGGCGGCGCCTTGCCGGACAAGGGGGGGCGCACAGGCAGCTACAACGAGCCCATACTCCGGCCCGGCAACATGTATTTTTACAAGATCCGCTGCAGCAACGGCTGGCTCTCCGAATCGGCTGATTCCAACGTCGTCTCCTTCCTCTGGGATACGCCTGCGGCCGCTCCCACGGGGCTGCTCGTGCGCAGCGTGCGCGGCAAAAACCAGCTGAACTGGACTGCGGTCAGTACAAACCAGGACGGCTCCGCAATCACTCATCCGGTGCGCTACCAGGTGCTGCGCAAGGTGGATGACGGCGCTTTCACCCGGCTGGGCGCCCCGGTCAGCGAGACCACGTACACGGACGGCAAGGTGCAGAGCGGCCAGAGCTACACCTATCAGGTGCAGTCTCTGAGCGTGCTCAAGCAGGGACTGGTCGAGGGCGGCCTGAGCGATACGGCCAGCGCCACATCGCAGGGCAGAGAAGCCCTGCGGCGGCCGGAACCGCCGCAGGCGGTGATCACCGACACCGGGGTCAAGGTCTTCTGGAACCATGCGCAGACCGGGAATCTGGCCGGTTACCGCATCTACCGCCGCGCAGCCGGCGAAACGAGCGCCCGGAAAATCGGCGAGGTCAAGCTGCCCTACAATATGTACATCGACAAGAGTGCCCCCAAAGGCGTGGCGCTCTACTATTCGGTTTCCAGTGTGGACAGCCAGAACCCGGCCAACGAAAGCTCCCGCACGGCCGAGGTGCAGGCTGAAGAGTAA
- the argH gene encoding argininosuccinate lyase yields MNDPAKGSPSDKLWGGRFAEQAAASLEDFTTSIHYDSRLFHHDIMGSKAHARMLVRQQLITAEEGEAILQGLDDIEADIEAGRFRFRPELEDIHMNIEKALTDRIGEAGARLHTARSRNDQINLDMRLYLRDECETLDGLLTALQRRLAALARKHLGTIMPGYTHLQRAQPVLLAHHLLAYATMFGRDRGRLADCKKRINVLPLGAAAIAGTGLPIDRDQVARDLGFPEVSVNSMDTVADRDFVLETLFCLNLVQLHLSRLSEELVLWSTKEFAFIRIGDRYCTGSSLMPQKKNPDIPELVRGKSGRVTGALVSLLMTMKGLPLSYNRDMQEDKEPLFDALDTVKASLAITCEMLGDTVFDAEKMRAATEGGFMTATDLADYLVKKNLPFRQAHGVAGRIVARCQELGCELSELPLAEMQAVSPLIGPDIGSSLSIEGSVNSRISAGGTARARVEEALAALEQQLGIHS; encoded by the coding sequence ATGAACGATCCCGCGAAAGGAAGCCCTTCGGACAAGCTCTGGGGCGGCCGCTTCGCCGAACAGGCAGCGGCCAGTCTGGAGGACTTTACCACGTCCATCCACTATGACAGCCGGCTTTTCCACCACGACATCATGGGTTCCAAGGCCCATGCCCGCATGCTGGTCAGGCAGCAGCTGATCACCGCTGAGGAAGGCGAGGCCATTCTGCAGGGGCTGGACGACATTGAGGCCGACATCGAGGCGGGCCGCTTCCGGTTCCGGCCGGAGCTGGAAGATATTCACATGAATATCGAAAAGGCGCTGACCGATCGCATCGGCGAGGCCGGCGCGCGCCTGCACACGGCCCGGAGTCGCAACGACCAGATCAATCTGGACATGCGCCTCTACCTGCGCGACGAGTGCGAGACCCTGGACGGCCTCCTGACCGCCCTGCAGAGGCGCCTTGCCGCCCTGGCCCGGAAACATCTGGGGACGATCATGCCCGGCTACACCCACCTGCAAAGGGCGCAGCCGGTTTTACTGGCCCATCATCTTCTGGCCTATGCCACGATGTTCGGCCGCGATCGCGGGCGCCTGGCGGATTGCAAGAAGCGCATCAATGTGCTGCCCCTGGGCGCAGCGGCGATTGCAGGCACCGGCCTGCCCATAGATCGGGACCAGGTGGCAAGGGATCTGGGTTTTCCTGAAGTCAGCGTCAACTCCATGGACACGGTGGCGGACCGGGACTTTGTGCTGGAGACCCTCTTCTGCCTGAACCTCGTCCAACTGCACCTGAGCCGGCTCTCCGAAGAACTGGTGCTGTGGTCAACGAAAGAGTTCGCCTTTATCCGTATTGGCGACCGCTACTGCACCGGCTCCTCCCTGATGCCCCAGAAAAAGAACCCGGACATCCCCGAACTGGTGCGGGGCAAGAGCGGCCGGGTGACCGGCGCCCTGGTGTCGCTCCTCATGACCATGAAGGGCCTGCCGCTCAGCTACAACCGCGACATGCAGGAAGACAAGGAGCCCCTCTTCGACGCCCTGGATACGGTGAAGGCTTCCCTCGCCATCACCTGCGAAATGCTGGGCGACACGGTCTTCGATGCCGAAAAGATGCGGGCCGCCACAGAGGGCGGCTTCATGACCGCGACCGATCTGGCCGACTATCTGGTGAAGAAAAACCTGCCCTTCCGTCAGGCCCACGGCGTGGCCGGCCGCATTGTCGCCCGCTGCCAGGAACTGGGCTGCGAGCTGAGCGAGCTGCCGCTCGCGGAGATGCAGGCCGTTTCGCCGCTGATCGGGCCTGACATTGGCAGCAGCCTGAGTATCGAAGGCTCGGTGAACAGCCGGATCTCTGCCGGCGGCACGGCGCGGGCGCGGGTCGAAGAGGCGCTCGCCGCTCTCGAACAACAACTGGGAATACACTCATGA
- a CDS encoding argininosuccinate synthase yields MTKKIVLAYSGGLDTSVILKWLANEYGCPVIAYSADIGQEEDWDKVREKGLATGAAKVVISDLKKEFVRDFIFPAYRANAIYEGSYLLGTSLARPLIAKEQVRIALAEGADTVSHGATGKGNDQVRFELSYLALNPNLQIIAPWRIWDLNSRSRLVAYAEKHGIPVPTANKKYSSDANLLHISYEGDLLEDPWNEPEESMFQWSVSPEKAPDKPSYVEIEFRAGDPCAIDGEHLEPLAIMQRLNRLGAANGIGRLDLVENRYVGMKSRGVYETPGGTILHIAHRALETITLDREVMAIRDSLVPTYSRLVYNGFWFSPEMQLLQRTMDDAQAQVNGVVRLKLYKGNCVAVGRKSDNSLYAHDFVTFEADHVYDQGDATGFIRLNALRLRIQALQRNK; encoded by the coding sequence ATGACGAAGAAAATTGTACTCGCCTACTCCGGCGGGCTGGATACCTCGGTTATTCTGAAATGGCTGGCCAACGAGTACGGCTGCCCGGTCATTGCCTACAGCGCCGACATCGGCCAGGAGGAAGACTGGGACAAGGTGCGGGAAAAGGGTCTGGCCACCGGCGCGGCCAAGGTGGTCATTTCCGACCTGAAGAAGGAGTTTGTCCGGGATTTCATCTTTCCGGCCTACCGGGCGAACGCCATCTACGAAGGCTCGTATCTGCTCGGCACCTCGCTGGCCAGGCCCCTGATCGCGAAGGAGCAGGTGCGCATTGCCCTGGCCGAAGGCGCGGACACGGTGAGCCATGGCGCAACCGGCAAGGGCAACGATCAGGTGCGTTTTGAACTGAGCTATCTGGCCTTAAACCCCAATCTGCAGATCATTGCGCCCTGGCGCATCTGGGATCTGAACTCCCGCAGCAGGCTCGTGGCCTATGCGGAAAAGCATGGCATTCCCGTGCCGACTGCCAATAAAAAATACAGTTCGGACGCCAACCTGCTGCACATCAGCTACGAGGGGGACCTGCTGGAAGACCCCTGGAACGAACCGGAAGAGTCCATGTTTCAATGGAGCGTCTCCCCGGAAAAAGCCCCGGACAAGCCAAGCTATGTCGAAATCGAGTTCAGGGCCGGCGATCCCTGTGCCATTGACGGCGAGCATCTGGAGCCCCTGGCCATCATGCAGCGGCTCAACCGGCTCGGGGCGGCCAACGGCATTGGCCGGCTCGATCTGGTGGAAAACCGCTATGTGGGCATGAAGTCCAGAGGCGTGTATGAAACCCCTGGCGGCACGATTCTCCACATCGCCCACCGGGCCCTGGAGACCATCACCCTTGACCGCGAGGTCATGGCCATCCGCGATTCTCTGGTGCCCACCTACTCCCGGCTCGTCTACAACGGCTTCTGGTTCTCTCCGGAAATGCAGCTCTTGCAGCGCACCATGGACGACGCCCAAGCGCAGGTCAACGGCGTGGTGCGGCTCAAGCTCTACAAGGGCAACTGTGTGGCCGTGGGCCGCAAGTCCGACAATTCCCTCTATGCCCACGACTTTGTCACCTTCGAGGCCGACCATGTCTATGACCAGGGCGATGCCACGGGCTTTATCCGTCTGAACGCCCTCAGGCTGCGCATCCAGGCCCTGCAGCGCAACAAATGA
- the argF gene encoding ornithine carbamoyltransferase, whose protein sequence is MHKEQHLLALSDHTREQLLQWIERARVLKNDTKCRPLAGKIACLIFEKASTRTRVSFETAMYALGGQVVFQTKQDSHLGRGEPLKDMARVLSRYADALVVRTFGQEVVEELARYAGVPVINALTDRFHPCQILSDLLTVTEKKGALDKLDFAWIGDGNNMANTWIEAAAIFGFNLRLACPQGYAPDGEVLQWAMDRAPGRIRLMRDPVEAVKAADVINVDVWASMGQEEEQQRRALHFRDYQVNAALMSQAEKDAIVLHCLPAHRGEEISEEVLEGPQSVAFDQAENKKHLHKAILEYFILKTAV, encoded by the coding sequence ATGCACAAAGAGCAACACCTCCTGGCCCTGTCCGACCACACGAGAGAGCAACTGCTCCAGTGGATAGAGCGGGCCAGGGTTCTGAAAAACGACACCAAGTGCAGGCCGCTTGCCGGCAAAATAGCCTGCCTGATTTTTGAAAAAGCCTCTACCCGCACCCGGGTTTCCTTTGAAACCGCCATGTATGCCCTGGGCGGACAGGTCGTCTTTCAGACCAAGCAGGATTCCCATCTGGGTCGGGGCGAGCCGTTGAAAGACATGGCCCGGGTGCTGAGCCGTTACGCGGATGCCCTGGTGGTGCGTACCTTCGGCCAGGAGGTGGTGGAAGAGCTGGCCCGCTATGCGGGCGTGCCGGTCATCAACGCCCTGACCGACCGCTTTCATCCCTGCCAGATCCTGAGCGACCTGCTGACCGTGACCGAAAAGAAAGGTGCGCTGGACAAGCTGGATTTCGCCTGGATCGGCGACGGCAACAACATGGCCAACACCTGGATAGAGGCTGCCGCCATCTTTGGCTTCAATCTGCGTCTGGCCTGCCCCCAGGGCTATGCCCCGGACGGGGAGGTCCTGCAGTGGGCCATGGACAGGGCGCCGGGCCGCATCCGGCTCATGCGCGATCCGGTGGAGGCGGTAAAGGCGGCGGACGTGATCAACGTGGACGTATGGGCCTCCATGGGCCAGGAAGAGGAACAGCAGCGCAGGGCCCTGCATTTCAGGGATTATCAGGTCAATGCGGCCCTCATGAGCCAGGCCGAAAAGGATGCCATTGTCCTGCACTGTCTGCCTGCGCACCGTGGCGAGGAAATCAGCGAAGAGGTGCTCGAGGGCCCGCAGAGCGTGGCCTTTGATCAGGCGGAAAACAAGAAGCACCTGCACAAGGCGATTCTGGAATATTTCATTTTGAAAACAGCGGTCTGA
- a CDS encoding manganese efflux pump MntP family protein yields the protein MSFPALLTLALALAMDAFAVALAAGVHIRPLAFRPCFRLSFHFGLFQALMPVIGWTAGLSLRTLVQSLSHWIAFALLAAIGGHMLFGALNSREGAEAAKKAVDPSRGLTLLGLALATSIDALAVGLSLSLLGTGIWRPACIIGVVAALMTLLGLLLGHRAGRTWGGRAEALGGVILMLVGTKILLSGLSAP from the coding sequence ATGAGCTTTCCCGCCCTGCTGACGCTGGCGCTCGCCCTGGCGATGGATGCCTTTGCCGTGGCCCTGGCGGCCGGCGTGCATATCCGGCCCCTGGCTTTCCGGCCCTGTTTCAGGCTGTCCTTTCACTTTGGCCTGTTTCAGGCGCTGATGCCCGTCATCGGCTGGACGGCCGGGCTGTCGCTGCGCACCCTTGTGCAGAGCCTCAGCCACTGGATTGCCTTTGCCCTTCTGGCCGCCATTGGCGGCCATATGCTTTTCGGGGCGCTGAACAGCAGGGAAGGGGCGGAAGCCGCGAAAAAAGCGGTCGATCCCAGCCGGGGCCTAACCCTTCTGGGGCTGGCGCTGGCCACCAGCATCGACGCGCTGGCCGTGGGGCTGAGTCTCTCCCTGCTGGGAACGGGCATCTGGCGGCCGGCCTGCATCATCGGCGTGGTCGCGGCGCTGATGACGCTTCTGGGTCTCCTGCTGGGCCACAGGGCCGGCAGGACCTGGGGCGGCAGGGCGGAGGCGCTGGGCGGTGTGATCCTGATGCTCGTGGGCACAAAAATTCTGCTCTCGGGCCTGTCCGCCCCCTGA
- a CDS encoding aspartate aminotransferase family protein: MNNSEWIERGEQVLIHTYRRFPAAMVRGEGCRLWDENGKEYLDFLSGIAVCVLGHCQPEVTRAIRNQAGELVHVSNLFYTRPQIELAELLVRNSFADRVFFANSGAEANEAAIKLARIYSAPGKYEIISLLGSFHGRTLAAVAATGQPHFHRGFEPMPEGFINAEFGDLQALEALISPQTCAILCEPIQGESGVRPLSQDYLQGIRALCDRHGLLLIFDEVQTGLGRTGTLFAHEQLGVTPDIMTLAKALGSGLPLSAMLTTEKIAAAFTPGTHAATFGGNPVSCAAGVVVLRQLLAPGFLEAVRDTGAYFMAELQGLAEKFPQFASGARGRGLLLGLTLTEKGIAHGAEIVNRMFERGLIINFTGNQVLRFVPPLIVTRNDIDTLIRELEAVFAELA; this comes from the coding sequence ATGAACAACAGCGAATGGATAGAACGGGGCGAGCAGGTGCTCATTCACACCTACAGACGTTTTCCGGCCGCCATGGTGCGCGGCGAAGGCTGCCGCCTCTGGGACGAAAACGGCAAGGAATATCTGGATTTCCTGTCCGGGATCGCGGTTTGCGTCCTGGGCCACTGCCAGCCGGAGGTGACCAGGGCCATCCGCAATCAGGCCGGCGAGCTGGTGCACGTGAGCAATCTCTTCTACACCCGGCCACAGATAGAACTGGCCGAGCTGCTGGTGCGGAACAGTTTTGCGGACCGCGTCTTTTTTGCCAACTCCGGGGCCGAGGCCAACGAGGCGGCCATCAAGCTCGCGCGCATCTACAGCGCGCCAGGCAAATACGAAATCATTTCGCTCCTGGGCTCTTTCCATGGCCGGACCCTGGCCGCTGTGGCCGCCACCGGCCAGCCGCACTTTCACAGGGGCTTCGAGCCCATGCCCGAAGGCTTCATCAACGCCGAGTTCGGCGACCTGCAGGCGCTGGAGGCACTGATCAGCCCGCAGACCTGCGCCATTCTCTGCGAGCCGATCCAGGGCGAAAGCGGGGTGCGGCCCCTGTCTCAGGACTATCTGCAGGGCATCCGCGCGCTCTGTGACCGGCACGGCCTCCTGCTCATCTTCGACGAGGTACAGACCGGTCTCGGCCGCACGGGCACGCTCTTTGCCCATGAGCAACTGGGCGTCACGCCGGACATCATGACCCTGGCCAAGGCCCTGGGCAGCGGCCTGCCCCTGAGCGCCATGCTGACCACGGAGAAAATCGCCGCGGCCTTCACCCCGGGCACCCATGCCGCTACCTTTGGCGGCAACCCGGTTTCCTGCGCGGCTGGCGTCGTGGTTCTGCGCCAGCTCCTGGCCCCCGGTTTTCTGGAGGCTGTACGGGACACGGGCGCGTATTTCATGGCAGAGTTGCAGGGGCTTGCCGAAAAATTCCCGCAGTTCGCGAGCGGCGCGCGCGGCCGGGGCCTGCTCCTGGGCCTGACACTGACCGAAAAGGGCATTGCCCATGGCGCGGAGATTGTCAACCGGATGTTCGAGCGCGGCCTCATCATCAACTTCACCGGCAATCAGGTGCTGCGCTTCGTGCCACCGCTCATTGTCACCAGAAACGACATCGATACCCTGATCCGCGAGCTGGAAGCGGTGTTTGCCGAACTGGCGTAA